DNA sequence from the uncultured Ilyobacter sp. genome:
AACTTCTGAACAACAAGCTGATAATTATATCCAAGACAAGGTTTCCTATTTTTATAATAGGCGGGATATGGGCTGCCACCCTGTCTTCTGCACTAGGGAGTATGGTAGCGGCTCCTAGGACTATGATGGCCCTGTCAAAGGACAGTGTCTTTCCAAAAATCTTCGGAAAAGGAAGCGGAAAATCCAATGAACCTAGGATAGCCTCTTTGGTAAGTTTTATCATAGCCATTATATTTATAATAAAGGTTAATTTAGATTTTGTGGCTCCTGTAATAACAATGTTTTTCCTAAATACCTATGGGGCAATAAATATGGTGGCAGCTCTAGAAACTTTGGTGGGGAACCCGAGTTACAGACCTACTTTCAAGACCCCGTGGATCGTATCCCTTATAGGGGCTTTAGGCTCATACAGGGTTATGTTTTTGATAAATTCCAATGCCACAATAATCTGTCTGGCTTTTACTCTCTGCATCTATCTCTACCTAAGTAAAAAAAATATAAGCCGAACCTGGGGAGACTTGCGAGACGGAGTTTTGGTTTCCATTATAAGGGTATGTCTTTTAAAGCTTAGATTTAACCAGAAAAAGGAAAAAAACTGGAAACCTGATGTTCTTGTTTTTTCAGGAGAACCAGAAAGCAGAAGTGATTTGGTTTATCTTGCTCAGCAGTTTTCAAAGGGCAGGGGGATAATAACTTTAGTCCACTATATTTTTGGAAGAATAGAGGACAAAAAAGAGGAAGTAAAAGAGGCAAAAAAAGGTTTAGAAAAATATATAAGAGAAAACAGCTTAAATGCCTTTTCTGAGGTGGTAGTTGGCTCAGATATGACTGCCACAATGGAAAAAACTGTACAGACCAACGGAATAGGCTTGCTAAAACCTAACACCGTACTCATGGGGATTCCAAAATCTTCAGAACGTGTTCCACCTCTTATTAGATTTATAAGAAAGATTACCTATTTTGACAAAAATCTTATTCTTTTGGTGGAAAATGACGAAAACTCATTTGGAAATAAGAAGACCATAGATATATGGTGGAGAGGTCTAGAAAATAACGGAAATCTCATGCTGAACTTGGCACACCTTATGTCCTTAAATGATGACTGGAAAAAATGCAGGATAAGGCTTCTCAGTATAGTGAGAACTCCCAATGAATCAAATGAAAGAGAAAGAATACTAAAAAAAATGTTAGATTATCTCAGGATAGACGCCGAGGTAAAGGTCGTGAGCAAAGAGAAGGAAAAGAGTATATCTGAGATGATATATGAAAATTCCAAAGAGACAGACCTTGTATTTATGGGGCTTGCAGTTCCAGCCGAGCACAGAGAGGACGAGTACTATGAGAGACTCTTGAACATGACAAAGGGTCTTAAAACTGTGCTCCTTGTAAAGGGTAGGTTGGTGTAGGTGCCTTCTGTTACTTTTCTCTTGAAAGAAAAGCACCCCAAGGGCATTTCCTCCCTCTGGTCAGGGCATAACCAAAAGTTCAAGGCTGTGAAAAATCAGCTAAATAACCTTGAAAATCCAATAGCAATAAGAAAACTCAGAAAACAAGTTTCTGAGAACCAGAAAATATACTCGTGCAACTCGTTATTTTTTGGCTACTCGCTAGGCTCAGACAGTCTATTTTTTCTAAGGATTTTACTTCGGTTATTCTTAACGCTGATTTTGTCAATGCCATTTAAGGTCAAAATATTTTTAAGGTATTAAAGTGATTATTGGCAGGACAAGTGTTGAGAAATATCTTCAGTTTTACTTAAAAAAAGTAATAGAACCTTCAATCGCAATAATTAAAAAATAACAACAAAGAGTAAAAAATGAATTTGTGCTATAATTATTTTTAGAGGTGAATATAAGTATATGGATAATAGAGGAATAGGGGTTTTTGATTCTGGATTCGGGGGCCTTACAGTTGTAAAAGAGATAAAAAAAGTACTTCCTGGGGAAAAAATATATTATTTCGGAGATACGGCGAGACTGCCCTATGGTTCAAAATCAAAGGAAAATATAATTCATTATTCCCTGGAAATAGCAGAATTTCTAAAAACCAAAGATATAAAAGCCTTGGTAGTGGCCTGCAACACAGCATCTGCCTTTGCCTTGGAGGAGTTAAAAAAGCACTGCTCTTTTCCTGTGATAGGGGTTATAGAGGCAGGGAGCAGAAGGGCTCTCGGGATGACTAAGAAGGGCAAGGTGGGAATCATAGGCACAAAGGGGACAGTTTCTAGCGGTGTATATAACAGGTCTCTATCTAAGGGAAGGGATGGTATAGAGGTCTACTCTAAGCCCTGTCCATTGTTTGTGCCCTTAGTGGAAGAGGGGATGATAAAAGACGAGGTTACAGAGATAATGATAGACAGATATCTAGGTGAGTTTAAAAACAAGGTTGATTCTCTTATCATGGGATGCACACACTATCCCCTATTAGAAGATGAGATAAAAAAATATTTTGAAAAATATGAGCTTGAAGTTGTAAATCCAGCTGTGGAAACTGCCCTTGAACTAGAAAAACTATTGGCAGACAAAAATCTTGTCTCAAAGAAAAGCAAGGGGGAGATAGAGTTTTATGTCAGCGACTCTCCTGATCACTTCAAGAAGTTAGGTGAGATGTTTTTGGGAGATAAGATAGACAGGGTGGATAAAATAAATATAGAAGATTATTGGAGAGGATAAAATGTTTGAATATCTCAAGGGTGAATTGACATTAAAAAAACTGGAGTATGCAGTGTTAGATATAAATGGAATAGGTTATAAGGTGAATATTTCTCTTAAGACCTATGAAAAACTCAGTTTAGGAGAAAAAACAAAACTATACATATATAACTATATAAGAGAGGATATGTTTAAACTCATAGGCTTTGCAGAGGAGAAAGAGAGAAATTTATTTGAAATTCTCATAAATGTAAACGGTATAGGGGTTTCTTTAGCCCTTGCCATACTGTCAACCTTTGATGTAGAGGACATGAGGGATATTGTATCTAGGGAAGATGTGAAACTTCTGACCAAGGTTCCGAAACTTGGGATAAAAAAGGCACAAAAATTGATAGTAGATGTGAAGGACAAACTGAAAGGTCTGCAGCTAGAGGAGGGGGCATCTGGAAGTACGGCGTCAAAAGGAATTCAGATAGAGGAAGAACTGTATATGGCCTTAGAATCTTTGGGATACAGTAAAAAGGATATAGAAAAATTAGTAACAAGGGAAGAGATCATGGCCTATGAAGGTATAGAGGCTGCAATAAAGGATGTTCTGAGAAAAATACAGAGCAAACTTTAATTTGAAAATTTAGGATAAAGTATAAAATTATAAAGGAGTAGTACCTCTATCAAAGAGACTACTCTTTTTTATTGGTGTTCATTCATTACAAAACTTATTTTGATTTTCTTGGGAAATTTAATTGCAAAGTGGATAAATTTTAAGAGCTTAAATCTAAAGGAAATTTAGGTTAAAAGAGTAAAATACAGAAAGGGTATTTCGGACAAAATTTATGAACAGTAACAAAAGGGGTGGGATGATTATGAAGGTTATAATTCTAGCGGGAGGATGTGGAACAAGGTTGTGGCCTCTTAGCAGAGATCACTATCCAAAACAGTTTATAAAAATAAAAAACCAAGAGCCATCGCTTTTTCAGGAGACCTTTAAAAGAAGTCTTCTGATATCAGAGGTTGACGATATCTATGTGGTCACAAATGAAAAATACAAATTTCTGGTGATGGGTGCTATAGAGGAACTGGGATATGAGTACAGCGAATCAAATATTTTTGTAGAGCCTGAGGCAAAGAATACCCTTCCTGCCATCTATGCTGGAGTACATGGGGCTTCTAGAGGTAACGACAACACATTTGTAGTGTTTCCTTCTGATCACAGGATATTGAGATCCGATGAATTTACAGATATTATCAAAGCTTCGGAAAATCTGGCAGAGGAACATATAATAACCTTTGGAATAAAGCCTGACGGACCAAATACAGGATACGGGTATATTTCTCCGGCAGAGGAAAAATTAAATGGGTATATTGTAGAAAAGTTTCATGAAAAACCGGATCATGAGACCGCCTTATCATATATTGAAAAAGGATATTTATGGAACAGTGGGATATTTATGTTTAATTCAGGATTTTTTACAAATGAAGTTAAAACCCATGCCAAGAATATTTATGAAGCATTTGATACTAGTTCAGACATCAAAGAGGCTTTTTCAAAGATTGAGACCAAGGTTTCTATGGATTATGGGATAATGGAAAAAAGCAGTAAGATAGCAGTGGTTCCAGTTGATATAGGATGGAATGATTTAGGGAGTTTTGACGCCTTTTATGATGTTTACAAGAGAGATGAGAATGATAACATTGTAGAGCCTGAAAACATTGTTATTGATTCGAAGAATAACTATATATATTCTGAAAGTGGAAAACTTGTTGCATCTATTGGAGTTGAAGACCTTATAATAGTTGATAACAGAGACGCTCTGCTGGTATGCAAAAAAGAGCAGTCGCAAAAAGTAAAACAGGTTGTGGAAACTTTAAATTACAGAAATGATCTAAGGTCTCAGTACCACGTAAAAGAATACAGGCCATGGGGACATTCTAAAGTTTTGGAGGAGGAAAAAAATTCATTTAAAATAAACAGAATAGTTGTAGGGGTTGGGAAAGAACTGAGTTACCAAGTCCATTACCATAGAAGTGAACACTGGGTAGTTGTGAAGGGAATGGCCAAAGTAATTATTGAAAACAAAGAAAAACTTGTTTCTGCAGGGGAGAGTATATTCATAAAGCCTGGGGAAAAGCATAAGCTGGAAAATCCTGGAAAAGTTCCCTTGGAAATTATAGAGGTGCAAATGGGAGAATATCTTGAAAATGACGATATCATTAGATTTGAAGACTGAATATAGAAAATGATTTTCAATAAGAAACTAATCTAAATTGGTCTTTTATTTCCGATTAAAGTGTTGAATTTATAGGGGTTCGTTACTTTTCTCTTGAAAGAAAAGCACCCCAAGGGCATTTCCTCCCTTCGGTCAGGGCATAACCAAAAGTTCAAGAATTTTCAAATGTCTAAGAAGTAGATATTTCTTTTATCGCCTTTGTAAGCTACAGTCCTCTGTGGCAAAAGGTTTTTTATTTATTCGTGTTAATTTTTTTGTCTTTAATTTATTTTCATTCGTGACAAAATCTTTTGACTCTAATATTTTCAATAAATTTAAAAATTTATGAGAAATTGTTTCAACTAGCAGCTTGAGTTAAATTATATGAAAAGATAAAAGGAAAGGGAAACTGTTGTCTAATATTATTCATAACACGATATACTTAAAGGGAGTGAGGGCTGTGAGGAAAATATATGTATTAGACACCAATGTACTGATTCATGATCCAAAGGCAATATTTAATTTCGTGGACAACGAAGTAATAGTTCCTATATCCGTTATAGAGGAGATAGACAAACTGAAGAGAGATCCCACAACAGGGGCACAGGCTAGGATAACATCAAGAGTTATTGATAAAATAAGAGAAAAAGGCTCTCTTTCTAAGGGAGTGGAGTTGGAAAATGATATATTTTTTAAGGTGGAAATAGGATATGGAACCATCAAACTCCCAGAATTCATGCATAAAGAACTGGTAGACAATAAGATACTTGCAGTTACCCTGGGAATAAAGGAAGAAAACCCAGATAAAAAAGTAGTAATAGTGACAAAAGATATAAATATGAGGATAAAGGGAGACTCCTTAGGTTTAGAGGTAGAGGATTATGAGACAGATAAGGTCAATTATTCTGAACTCTATGAGGGAAGTTATGAGGTGGATGTATCTGAAGAGGTATTTAAAACCTTTGAAAAAACAGGAAGAATCAAAATAGAGGATGTAGCTTCAAAAGAAAATGAACCAAACTGTTTTTTTAAAATGAAAAACTCTGGAAAAGCTGTTTCTGGAAGGTACTCTAAAACAAAAAAACGAATTGAAAGAATGGCTTTTGCTGATGTCAGTGCTTGGGGAGTGAGAGCTAGAAATGATGAGCAGGAGTATGCTATGGATCTTCTCATGGATGAAAATATACGGGTGATAACTTTAGTTGGAAGAGCTGGCACAGGGAAGACCCTTCTTGCAGTGGCAACAGGTCTTGAACAGGTAGTGGAAAGAAAAAAATACAAAAAACTATTTATAGCTCGTCCTATTATACCTATGGGTAAGGATATTGGTTATCTTCCAGGAAGCGAGAAAGAAAAACTAAAACCGTGGATGCAGCCTATATATGATAATATTGATTTCCTTTCTGAAAATAAGGAGGATAAGGCTGGAGAAAAAGTAGTTATGGGTCTAGAATCTTTGGGATTACTAAAAATCGAAGCTCTCACTTATATAAGGGGAAGATCTATACCAGCAGGTTTCATAATAATAGATGAGGCCCAGAACCTTACCCCACTTGAGATAAAAACTATAGTTACAAGGGCAGGGGAAGATACCAAGATAGTCTTTACAGGAGACCCTGACCAGATAGACAGCCCTTATTTAGATGCAAACACAAATGGTCTGACTTATCTAGCAGAAAAATTTAGAATGGTAGATATATCAGGACATATAACCCTTAAAAAGGGTGAAAGATCAAAACTGGCAGAACTTGCTGCAAAACTTTTATAAAAATAAAGTTAAATTTTCATTAAAAAAAAAAGTCCAGTGGTATTTTTGGACTTTTTTTTTATTAAAATTTTATTATTGACAGATAGGCAAACATAATGTAATATATACTTTATAAATAGAAGCTTAAAAAAAAATATAAAGAGTGAATGGTCTTTCTTTGAAATGAAATAAAGTATCCCTTTATTTTAGCAGCGGAGAACCTATAAGCCAGATTACTTTCATTATTATGCACAATAATATGGGGGGAGTCTGCTTTTTTTTATAAAATTTTAAAAACTATACCTGAGGAGAGTGAGATGTATGAAAAAAATTGTTAAGATTCTTGGTGTTTTGGGAATGATTATGGCTCTGGCTGCATGTGGTGGTAAAAAAGAGGTGGAGGAAGCTTCGGTAATAAAAATCGGGTCGATTTTACCACTGACGGGAGATATTGCAACCTTCGGAGAGTCTTCTAAAAACGGACTTTTGATTCTACAAGACGAGGTAAATGAAGCTGGGGGAATCAACGGTAAGAAAATCGAGTTTTTATTTGAAGATGACGAAAATAAACCTGCTAGTTCAGCAAGTGTTGCTCAAAAACTTATAAACAATGACAAAGTGGTAGCTATAATAGGTTCTATCGCTAGTAAATGTAGTATTGCAGTTGGGCCTATCGCCACACAAAGTAAAATCCCAATGATAACACCTACTTCTACAAACCCTAAGGTAACTACACAGGGTGGAGAATATGTATTTAGAGCTTGTTTTATAGATCCTTTCCAAGGAAAGATTCTTGCAAAGTTTTCTGCAGAAGATCTAAAAGCTAAGAAAGCTGCTGTACTTTATGACGTTGCAAACGATTACAGTAAAGGTCTTGCAGAATTTTTCCAAAAAGGATTTGAAGAAGCTGGTGGAGAAGTCGTAGCAGTAGAAACTTATAATACTGGGGACTCAGACTTTAATGCACAACTTACAAAAATAAATGCTCTAAAGCCAGAGGTATTATTACTTCCTGACTATTATAACACTGTGGGACTTATAGCAAAACAAGCTAGATCTACTGGAATAGATGCAATATTCCTAGGTGGAGACGGATGGGATTCTCCAGATCTATTCACTGTTGGTGGAGACGCAGTAGACGGTGGATACTTTACAAATCACTACTCTCCAGAAGACACTTCTCCTGAAGTTGTAGCATTTAAAGAAGCTTATGAAGAAAGATTTGACTCTGTACCAAGTGCTTTCTCGGCTCTATCTTATGACGCCGGTAAAATACTTGTAGCTGCAATAGAAAAAGCAGGATCTACAGATGGAGAAAAAATAAAAGAGGCTCTAAAAGCTACAGATATAACTGCTGTATCAGGTAAAGTAAAATATGATGAAGACAGAAACCCTATTAAGGGAGCAGTAATACTAAAAACTGAAGCCGGTCAACAGAAGTTCTTCAAGAAGATTAACATTGACTAATATTTAAATTTATTACACAAGAATAAAAAAAGGCGACCTTTCTGGTTTTGAGACTTTGAAAGGTCGCTCAAATAATTACTTTCGCACAGATCAGAACAATAAATTAAAGGTGAGGTATATTTACTAGGTTTGTGTAATTTTATATATGAAAATTAAAATACGATTAAAAATTATAGAGATAAAAATAAAATTATAGTGAAATTACATAATTCAAGTAAAAATAAGATTAAAATAATTTAAGAATGAGGTGAAATTATGGAAATGATACAACAGCTTCTAAATGGTTTGGCTTTAGGTAGTGTCTATGCCTTGATAGCCATAGGGTACACGATGGTTTACGGGATAATAAAACTGATAAATTTTGCTCACGGGGATATATATATGGCTGGAGCTTATTTTGGTTATGTGGCTGTATCAAGGCTTAATCTAGGATTTATACCGGCTCTGATACTGGCGATGGCTCTAAGTGCTCTACTTGGAATTATAATAGAAAAGGTGGCTTATAAACGCCTCAGAAATTCTCCTAGAATAACACTTCTTATAACGGCAATAGGAATGTCTTTGCTTCTTGAAAATGGTTTCAGGCTGATATTTGGCCCAAATCCAAAGCCATTTCCAGAACTTCTGAAAACAAAGATCTTTCATTTGGGGTCTCTTCGTATAAACAATATACAACTTATAATATTTGCAGTATCTATAATACTAGTTATCATCCTAGAATACATCGTGTTCAAGACAAAAACTGGTAAGGCCATGAGAGCTTCTTCTTATGATATAGAGGCTGCAAAGCTTATGGGGATAAATGTAGACAAAATAATATCACTAACTTTTGCAATAGGATCGGCTCTTGCAGGTGCAGGAGGGATACTGGTTGGAATAGCCTATCCAAGAATAGAACCTTACATGGGTATAATGCCAGGACTAAAAGCTTTCGTAGCAGCGGTTCTAGGTGGTATAGGGGTATTGCCAGGGGCGATGCTCGGAGGTCTTGTAATGGGTGTTGCTGAGACATTTACAAAGGCATTTATTTCTACGAAGCTTTCTGACGCTATTATTTTCAGTATATTGATAGTGGTACTTATTGTAAAACCAGACGGGCTTTTAGGAAAGCAAATCAAAGAGAAGGTGTAGGTGGACTATGAAAAAATTAAAGAATTTAAAATTCATTTTGGGTATAGTGGCTATTGCAATTTACAGTGTTTTCTTCTTACTTATTCAAACAGGAGTTTTAAACCCATATTATGGCCAAATACTCATTGTTTTGGGGATAAATATAATATTGGCAGTAAGCTTGAATCTGGTAATAGGATTTACGGGGCAGCTGGCTCTAGGACACGCAGGTTTTATGTCTATAGGGGGGTATACGGCGGCGATAATGAGCTTAAACTATAATCTTCCATTTTTTGTCTCTCTTGTTATAGGAGGCTTGGTTTCTGCAGTGATAGGCTTCTTAATAGGGATGCCTATACTTAGACTAAAAGGGGACTACCTTGCTATCACAACTCTGGGTTTTGGTGAGATAATAAGAGTAGCAGTGGTAAATATGGACTTTTTAGGAGGGCCTAGAGGTCTTGCTGGTATTCCAAAGAAGACAAATTTTACGTGGGTTTATTTTATAACTCTCTTTACTGTGATAATTATTTATAACATAATAAGGTCTCCCTATGGAAGAGCAATGCTTTCCATAAGAGAAGATGAGATAGCATCTGAATCTATGGGTATAAACACAACGAAATTTAAGATGATGGCCTTTGTAATAGCATCTTTTTTTGCCGGAATAGCGGGAGGGTTATATGCCCATCAGTTTATGTTCTTAGATCCCAAATCTTTTGATTTCCTAAAATCCTTTGAAATATTGACATTTGTTGTTTTCGGTGGAATGGGAAGTCTTTCTGGAAGTTTGATGGCGACAACAGTTCTCACGTACCTTCCTGAAGTTTTGAGAACATTTGCTGAATATAGAATGATAATTTACGCAGCATCTCTTGTAATGTTAATGCTCTTTAGACCACAAGGTATAATGGGAAATAAAGAGTTAAACCTAAAATCTGTAAAAGAATTTATTTTATGCAAGTTATTTGGTAAATGCAAAAAAGGAGGTGCTTATAATGCCACTACTGAAGGCTAATAATCTGACGATGCAGTTTGGGGGTATAACTGCTGTTTCAGATTTTTCTATAGAAGTCGGAGAAAATGAGCTCATGGGTCTCATCGGACCTAATGGTGCGGGGAAGACTACGGTTTTCAATATGTTAACGGGAGTTTATAAACCTACCAAGGGCGATATCAACTTTGCAGGTGAAGACATTACCGGGCTTAAACCTTATGATATAACTAGAAAAAAGGCAGCGAGGACCTTTCAAAATGTAAGACTCTTTAAGGACCTCTCAGTTATAGACAATGTAAAAATTTCTCTGACATATCAGATAAAGCTGGGTCTTTTTGAAAGCATATTCAGGACTCCTAAATATTATAAGGTAGAAAAAGAGATTCATGAAAAAGCCATGAAGATCCTTGAAATATTTAAGCTTGATGGTAAATCAGAAGAATTTGCTAAAAACCTTCCATACGGGGAACAGCGTAGGCTAGAGATAGCAAGGGCACTGGCAGCCTCGCCAAAGCTTTTATTACTAGATGAGCCAGCTGCAGGAATGAATCCACAAGAAACTCAGGAACTCATGGAACTAATAACTTGGATAAAAGAAGAGTTTAAAATAGCCATTCTACTTATAGAGCACGATATGAAACTCGTAATGGGAATATGTGAAAAAATACTTGTATTAGACTATGGTAAGATTCTCACAGTTGGAACTCCTGACGAGGTAAAAAACAACCCAGAGGTAATAAAGGCATATCTGGGAGAGGAGGGTTAAAATGCTAGAGATAAAAAACTTGAACCTTCACTATGGGGTGATACATGCCCTTAGAGATATAAATGTAAAAGTTAATCAAGGGGAGATTGTAACTCTGATAGGGGCCAATGGTGCAGGTAAAAGCTCTACTCTAAGGGCTCTATCTGGTCTTGAAAGAGCCAGTTCTGGAGAGATATTATTTGAGGGGAAGGATATCTCAAAGAATCCAGCAAATGAAATTGTTGCCATGGGAATGTCTCATGTACCAGAGGGAAGAAGGGTTTTTGCTAACTTGACTGTCTATGAAAATCTTGAATTGGGAGCCTATCTCAGAAAAGATAAAGATGTAAAAAAGGATATTCAACTGATATTGGATAAATTTCCAAGGCTCAGAGAGAGACTCTATCAGCGAGCCGGGACATTAAGTGGTGGAGAACAGCAGATGCTCGCCATGGGAAGGGCTCTCATGATAAAGCCAAAGCTTCTTTTGTTAGACGAACCATCAATGGGACTTGCCCCTATAATCGTAAAAAACATATTTGATATAATACTAGAGATAAATAAAAACGGGACAACAGTCCTTCTTGTGGAACAAAATGCCCATGCAGCTCTTAAAATAGCGCATAAGGCTTATGTACTAGAAACCGGCTCTATAGTCTATGAGGGAGAGGCAAAGGCCCTCCTTGAAGATGATACAATAAGAAGTGCATATCTCGGAGAATAAAAAGAGTAGATCAATGTTTATAGATGGTAAAATAGAGTTTATTTTTATTAATGAGTAAATAGATGAGTCCTATAAAGAATAGGAGGGATGTTTAGATATTTCTCTAGATTCTCACTATAGGGCTCTTTTATATTTTGATTATGTCCTATAAGTGGCGGCAGAATATCTATTTCCTAAAAAAAAGCTTTAATTTTAAAGGGGTATGTATTATAATGTACAAGAAAACTAGTAGTAATTCAGGAGGAAAAAATGGTAGGATTTCTAACAGCTTTGCTCTTTATCTTTGCTCTAGCCCTTATTATTTTGGTGCTGATACAGCCTGACAGAAGTCGTGGTATGTCAGGAAATATGGGTATGGGAGCATCAAATACTGTATTTGGTGTATCTCAAGACGGAGGACCACTTGCAAAGATGACAGAGGTTGTTGCAGCTTTGTTTATTGTAACGGCACTTTTATTATACCTTTTAAAATAAGGTAGAAGGCGTGTTGGTAGCTCAACATGCCTTTTTATTTGCCACTTTTTCCCTGGTTCAAGGATTTATCAGTTAACTTATACAATTAATTTTGATATAATAGGGGAAATTTGTTATGAAAAGTTTATTTCACGGAAATTATGATAATATAAGGCCTCTGGCATATCAGATGAGGCCGAAAACACTCTTGGATTATGTGGGACAAGAGGAAATTATAGGGGAAAAAAGTGTCCTCAGAA
Encoded proteins:
- the murI gene encoding glutamate racemase is translated as MDNRGIGVFDSGFGGLTVVKEIKKVLPGEKIYYFGDTARLPYGSKSKENIIHYSLEIAEFLKTKDIKALVVACNTASAFALEELKKHCSFPVIGVIEAGSRRALGMTKKGKVGIIGTKGTVSSGVYNRSLSKGRDGIEVYSKPCPLFVPLVEEGMIKDEVTEIMIDRYLGEFKNKVDSLIMGCTHYPLLEDEIKKYFEKYELEVVNPAVETALELEKLLADKNLVSKKSKGEIEFYVSDSPDHFKKLGEMFLGDKIDRVDKINIEDYWRG
- the ruvA gene encoding Holliday junction branch migration protein RuvA produces the protein MFEYLKGELTLKKLEYAVLDINGIGYKVNISLKTYEKLSLGEKTKLYIYNYIREDMFKLIGFAEEKERNLFEILINVNGIGVSLALAILSTFDVEDMRDIVSREDVKLLTKVPKLGIKKAQKLIVDVKDKLKGLQLEEGASGSTASKGIQIEEELYMALESLGYSKKDIEKLVTREEIMAYEGIEAAIKDVLRKIQSKL
- a CDS encoding mannose-1-phosphate guanylyltransferase/mannose-6-phosphate isomerase, with amino-acid sequence MNSNKRGGMIMKVIILAGGCGTRLWPLSRDHYPKQFIKIKNQEPSLFQETFKRSLLISEVDDIYVVTNEKYKFLVMGAIEELGYEYSESNIFVEPEAKNTLPAIYAGVHGASRGNDNTFVVFPSDHRILRSDEFTDIIKASENLAEEHIITFGIKPDGPNTGYGYISPAEEKLNGYIVEKFHEKPDHETALSYIEKGYLWNSGIFMFNSGFFTNEVKTHAKNIYEAFDTSSDIKEAFSKIETKVSMDYGIMEKSSKIAVVPVDIGWNDLGSFDAFYDVYKRDENDNIVEPENIVIDSKNNYIYSESGKLVASIGVEDLIIVDNRDALLVCKKEQSQKVKQVVETLNYRNDLRSQYHVKEYRPWGHSKVLEEEKNSFKINRIVVGVGKELSYQVHYHRSEHWVVVKGMAKVIIENKEKLVSAGESIFIKPGEKHKLENPGKVPLEIIEVQMGEYLENDDIIRFED
- a CDS encoding PhoH family protein, whose translation is MRKIYVLDTNVLIHDPKAIFNFVDNEVIVPISVIEEIDKLKRDPTTGAQARITSRVIDKIREKGSLSKGVELENDIFFKVEIGYGTIKLPEFMHKELVDNKILAVTLGIKEENPDKKVVIVTKDINMRIKGDSLGLEVEDYETDKVNYSELYEGSYEVDVSEEVFKTFEKTGRIKIEDVASKENEPNCFFKMKNSGKAVSGRYSKTKKRIERMAFADVSAWGVRARNDEQEYAMDLLMDENIRVITLVGRAGTGKTLLAVATGLEQVVERKKYKKLFIARPIIPMGKDIGYLPGSEKEKLKPWMQPIYDNIDFLSENKEDKAGEKVVMGLESLGLLKIEALTYIRGRSIPAGFIIIDEAQNLTPLEIKTIVTRAGEDTKIVFTGDPDQIDSPYLDANTNGLTYLAEKFRMVDISGHITLKKGERSKLAELAAKLL
- a CDS encoding ABC transporter substrate-binding protein, which encodes MKKIVKILGVLGMIMALAACGGKKEVEEASVIKIGSILPLTGDIATFGESSKNGLLILQDEVNEAGGINGKKIEFLFEDDENKPASSASVAQKLINNDKVVAIIGSIASKCSIAVGPIATQSKIPMITPTSTNPKVTTQGGEYVFRACFIDPFQGKILAKFSAEDLKAKKAAVLYDVANDYSKGLAEFFQKGFEEAGGEVVAVETYNTGDSDFNAQLTKINALKPEVLLLPDYYNTVGLIAKQARSTGIDAIFLGGDGWDSPDLFTVGGDAVDGGYFTNHYSPEDTSPEVVAFKEAYEERFDSVPSAFSALSYDAGKILVAAIEKAGSTDGEKIKEALKATDITAVSGKVKYDEDRNPIKGAVILKTEAGQQKFFKKINID
- a CDS encoding branched-chain amino acid ABC transporter permease, encoding MEMIQQLLNGLALGSVYALIAIGYTMVYGIIKLINFAHGDIYMAGAYFGYVAVSRLNLGFIPALILAMALSALLGIIIEKVAYKRLRNSPRITLLITAIGMSLLLENGFRLIFGPNPKPFPELLKTKIFHLGSLRINNIQLIIFAVSIILVIILEYIVFKTKTGKAMRASSYDIEAAKLMGINVDKIISLTFAIGSALAGAGGILVGIAYPRIEPYMGIMPGLKAFVAAVLGGIGVLPGAMLGGLVMGVAETFTKAFISTKLSDAIIFSILIVVLIVKPDGLLGKQIKEKV
- a CDS encoding branched-chain amino acid ABC transporter permease yields the protein MKKLKNLKFILGIVAIAIYSVFFLLIQTGVLNPYYGQILIVLGINIILAVSLNLVIGFTGQLALGHAGFMSIGGYTAAIMSLNYNLPFFVSLVIGGLVSAVIGFLIGMPILRLKGDYLAITTLGFGEIIRVAVVNMDFLGGPRGLAGIPKKTNFTWVYFITLFTVIIIYNIIRSPYGRAMLSIREDEIASESMGINTTKFKMMAFVIASFFAGIAGGLYAHQFMFLDPKSFDFLKSFEILTFVVFGGMGSLSGSLMATTVLTYLPEVLRTFAEYRMIIYAASLVMLMLFRPQGIMGNKELNLKSVKEFILCKLFGKCKKGGAYNATTEG
- a CDS encoding ABC transporter ATP-binding protein; this translates as MPLLKANNLTMQFGGITAVSDFSIEVGENELMGLIGPNGAGKTTVFNMLTGVYKPTKGDINFAGEDITGLKPYDITRKKAARTFQNVRLFKDLSVIDNVKISLTYQIKLGLFESIFRTPKYYKVEKEIHEKAMKILEIFKLDGKSEEFAKNLPYGEQRRLEIARALAASPKLLLLDEPAAGMNPQETQELMELITWIKEEFKIAILLIEHDMKLVMGICEKILVLDYGKILTVGTPDEVKNNPEVIKAYLGEEG
- a CDS encoding ABC transporter ATP-binding protein gives rise to the protein MLEIKNLNLHYGVIHALRDINVKVNQGEIVTLIGANGAGKSSTLRALSGLERASSGEILFEGKDISKNPANEIVAMGMSHVPEGRRVFANLTVYENLELGAYLRKDKDVKKDIQLILDKFPRLRERLYQRAGTLSGGEQQMLAMGRALMIKPKLLLLDEPSMGLAPIIVKNIFDIILEINKNGTTVLLVEQNAHAALKIAHKAYVLETGSIVYEGEAKALLEDDTIRSAYLGE
- the secG gene encoding preprotein translocase subunit SecG, whose protein sequence is MVGFLTALLFIFALALIILVLIQPDRSRGMSGNMGMGASNTVFGVSQDGGPLAKMTEVVAALFIVTALLLYLLK